The following DNA comes from Cryobacterium psychrophilum.
CTATTCCGAAGTCACCATTTCGCGCACCCTGTTCCGCAACGGGGCGAGCGAGTACGCCATCAACGGGCGCAATTGCCGCCTGCTCGATGTACAGGAGCTTTTGAGCGACTCCGGCCTGGGCCGGGAGATGCACGTGATTGTGGGGCAGGGCCAGCTGGATGCCGTGCTGCGCGCAACACCCGAGGAACGGCGCGGTTTCATCGAGGAGGCCGCGGGGATTCTCAAGCATCGCCGCCGCAAAGAGAAAACCCTGCGCAAGCTCGACGCCATGCAGACCAACCTGACCCGGCTGAGCGACCTGGCGGGCGAAATTCACCGCCAGCTCAAACCCCTCGGGCGCCAGGCCGAAATTGCCCGGCAGGCACAATCGATTGCCGCGATCGTTCGTGATGCCAGGGCGCGCCTGCTCGCGGACGAGGTCGTCACGCTGCGCACCGCCCTCGACCAGCATGGTCGCACCGAGAGCGAACGCCACGCCGAACGCCTCGTGCTGCAGGAGCAGCTCTCGCAGACCGGGCAACGCGTGCAACGACTCGAAACCGCCCAGGTCGGCGATGCCGTCGACCGGGCCCGGAGCACGAGCTTTGCGCTCGAGTCGGCGCAGGAACGCCTGCGCGGACTCTTCACCCTCGCCAACCAGCGTCTGGCGCTGCTCGGCTCGCAGGGCGAGGCGCCCAGCGGCAGTCCCAGCGTCACGCCGCGCGATCTCGAGGCTGCCGACGCCGAAACTACACGCCTGCGTGTGCGGATCGAGACGGCAGATGCGGCCTGGCTCGCGGCGAAAGCAGCCAGCGCCGTCGCTCGGGCCCGCCTCGATGCCCTCGACGAACAGATCGCCGCCCAGGCGCTCCTCGTGTCGGGCCATGACCTCGACCTCTCGCGCCGAGCGGGCAGGAACGAAACGGCGGCCTCCCGACTCGCGGCGGTGCGCGGTGAGGTTCTGCGGCAGAGCTACGCGCTCGACGCCGCGGGGGAGCGTCGAGTGCAGGCCGAGGCTCTGCTCGCCGGGCTCGACGCGGCTCACGGCGAGCCCGGCGCGGACGATCCCGGCGCCGACGATCCCGGCGCGGAGGGGAGCGCCGAAGCGCTCGAACTCGCGCAGGCGGCGGTGCAGGCCACGCAGGCCGAGGTGGAGCGGCTGCGCACCGAATTGCACGGGCATGAGAGGGAACGCGATGCCCAGGAAGCTCGCCGGGGCGCGTTCTCCCTGGCCCTTGACCAGAAAGATGGTTCCTCGGCACTGCTCAAGGCCGGCCTGGCGGGCATCCGTGGTTTGGTCGCCGAGCACGTTCGCGTGCAGCCCGGCTACGAGGCCGCCATTGCAGCCGCACTCGGTTCCCTCAGCGACGCGGTGCTCGCCGACACCCGGGAGGTGGCCCTCGACGCCATCGTGCTCGCATCGACTCGCGATCTCGGTCGGGTGGAGCTCATCGTCGCCGGGGCACCGGGCGCCGACCGCAACAGCGATGCCGAGCAACACGCGCAACCACCCGCCGGGTCCCGCGGGCTGGTGGCAGCAGGGTCTGTTGTGGACGCCCCCAGCGGCGTGCTGCGCCTGCTCGCCACGACCGTCATCGCCGAAGATCTTGGCGCGGCCCGCGCCGCCATGCTCGAAACCGTCGCCGTCGATATGACCGTGATCACCAGGGCAGGTGAAGTGCTCTCCCCGTGGGTGCTGCGCGGTGGAAGTGGCGCCGCGCGCAGCCGGCTCGAACTCGTGGCAGATCGGGACACGGCCGCCGAGAAGCTCGACGTCGTGACGGCGCTCATTCCCCGGGTGGCATTTGAGCTCGCCGAGCAGCGCGCGCTTCTTCAGGCCCTGCAGGAGCAGGTGTCGGCCGCCCGCACCGCCCTGCGCTCGCGGGAGGCTGCGGAGACCCAACAGGCGGAACGCGTCAACCGGGCGACGGTACAGGTCGAGGCCTCTCGCGCCGAATTTGATCGCCTGCACGCCGCCCGCGAGCTCGCGTCCCGTGCTGTCGCCGATGCGGAATCGGCCGCGCAGGAGGCTGCCGCCGAGCTTGTGACGGCCGAGGCCCGGCCGCGCCCGGTGTTGGACTCCTCGGCGCGCGATGCCCTCTACCGCGAGCTGGAGGCGGCTCGAGAGACCGAGGTGGAGGCGCGCCTCACCGTGGACACGGCCCGCGAACGGGTGCGGTCGAGTGAGGGGCGGGCCGCGTCGCTGGCGCGGCAGTTCGAGGCAGACCAGGTCGCGGCCGAGGCTGCGGCGCGACGCGCCGTCATCCGTCGCCGACAGCTGGATGCCGCTTCGGCCGTCGCACTGGAGCTACCCGCCGTTCTCGGCGCCGTGGACCGCTCGGTGGACGAATCCCGGCAACGACTGGCCGCGGCGGAAGCCCAGCGCACCAGCCAGAGCGCGGAACTGTCGAGCCTGCGACGCAGCGAGAACGATCTGCGCGATCGACTGCAGGCCGTCACCGAGAACGTGCACGGGCTCGAACTGCAGATCTACGAAAAGAAGTTGCAGCTCACCGGCCTGCTGGAGCGCGCGGGAAGCGAGCTGGGCCTCGTCGAATCCGTGCTCGTCGGCGAGTACGGTCCGGCCGAGCTCATCCCTGCCGACGACGGGGAGAGCGAGCCTGTGCCCTTCGACCGCGGTGCGCAGCAGAGCCGGTTCGCGGCCGCTGAACGCCGACTCGGACAGTTGGGGCGCGTGAACCCCCTGGCCCTCGAAGAATTCGCCGCACTCGAGCAGCGGCACCGTTTCCTCACCGAGCAGCTCACCGACCTCACGAATACCCGCACCGACCTGCTCACGATCATCGCGGAGATCGACGGCAAGATGGAGACTATCTTTGCCGACGCTTTCGAAGACACCAGGGCAGCGTTCGCGGAGGTGTTCCCCGTGCTTTTCCCCGGCGGCACTGGCAGCATCTGGCTGACCGACCCGGAGGCACTGCTCAGCACCGGCATCGAGGTATCGGTGAAACCCGCCGGCAAGAAGATCGAGCGGCTGTCCCTGCTCTCCGGCGGCGAGCGGTCGCTCGCCGCGGTCGCGCTGCTCATCGCCATCTTCAAGGCCAGGCCGAGTCCGTTCTACATCATGGACGAGGTCGAGGCGGCTCTTGACGACGCGAACCTCGGCCGCCTGCTCACCATCTTCGAAGACCTGCGCGAGAGCAGCCAGCTCATCATCATCACGCACCAGAAACGCACGATGGAGATCGCCGACGCGCTCTACGGCGTGTCCATGCGCCAGGACGGGGTGTCCGCCGTCGTGGGTCAACGCGTTGCCCGCGAGCAGGAACCACAACCTCAGCCCGAGGCACAGCGGGAGCCCGAGGCCGCAGCCGCACCACACTAGCGACCGCGGACCGCCTCAGCGGATGGCGGCGCCGAGCAGATCGTGGGTCATCGTCGACGCCGCCCGGGCCCCCGCACCGGCGGCGACGATGAGCTGCTGCGGGCCGGGAGCCGTGACGTCCCCGGCCGCGTAGAGCCCCGGAATGCTCGTGCGACCATCGCGGTCGGTCACCAGGTGCCCTGCTTTGTCAGTGCCCGGGTTCAGCGAATCGAGAAATTCCACGATCGGGTGCCACAGCGGGCGCACGAAGCCGCCGGTGATGGGCAGTCGTTCCCCGCCGACGAGGCGCACGGCACGAATCAGGCCGCGCTCACCCTCCAGGTCGTCGATGCGGCGACGCTCCACCCGAATCCCACGCTCCGCGAGCAGCACTTCTTCCGCCGCATCCAGGCCGACGGCCCCATTGGTGAACACGGTCAACGTCGTGGTCCACTGCGCCACGAGGAGCGCGCGGGCACAGAGATCGTCGGTC
Coding sequences within:
- the smc gene encoding chromosome segregation protein SMC, coding for MYLKSLTLKGFKSFAQSTTFAFEPGVTCVVGPNGSGKSNVVDALAWVMGEQGVKTLRGGKMEDVIFAGTSTRGPLGRAAVILTIDNSDGALPIDYSEVTISRTLFRNGASEYAINGRNCRLLDVQELLSDSGLGREMHVIVGQGQLDAVLRATPEERRGFIEEAAGILKHRRRKEKTLRKLDAMQTNLTRLSDLAGEIHRQLKPLGRQAEIARQAQSIAAIVRDARARLLADEVVTLRTALDQHGRTESERHAERLVLQEQLSQTGQRVQRLETAQVGDAVDRARSTSFALESAQERLRGLFTLANQRLALLGSQGEAPSGSPSVTPRDLEAADAETTRLRVRIETADAAWLAAKAASAVARARLDALDEQIAAQALLVSGHDLDLSRRAGRNETAASRLAAVRGEVLRQSYALDAAGERRVQAEALLAGLDAAHGEPGADDPGADDPGAEGSAEALELAQAAVQATQAEVERLRTELHGHERERDAQEARRGAFSLALDQKDGSSALLKAGLAGIRGLVAEHVRVQPGYEAAIAAALGSLSDAVLADTREVALDAIVLASTRDLGRVELIVAGAPGADRNSDAEQHAQPPAGSRGLVAAGSVVDAPSGVLRLLATTVIAEDLGAARAAMLETVAVDMTVITRAGEVLSPWVLRGGSGAARSRLELVADRDTAAEKLDVVTALIPRVAFELAEQRALLQALQEQVSAARTALRSREAAETQQAERVNRATVQVEASRAEFDRLHAARELASRAVADAESAAQEAAAELVTAEARPRPVLDSSARDALYRELEAARETEVEARLTVDTARERVRSSEGRAASLARQFEADQVAAEAAARRAVIRRRQLDAASAVALELPAVLGAVDRSVDESRQRLAAAEAQRTSQSAELSSLRRSENDLRDRLQAVTENVHGLELQIYEKKLQLTGLLERAGSELGLVESVLVGEYGPAELIPADDGESEPVPFDRGAQQSRFAAAERRLGQLGRVNPLALEEFAALEQRHRFLTEQLTDLTNTRTDLLTIIAEIDGKMETIFADAFEDTRAAFAEVFPVLFPGGTGSIWLTDPEALLSTGIEVSVKPAGKKIERLSLLSGGERSLAAVALLIAIFKARPSPFYIMDEVEAALDDANLGRLLTIFEDLRESSQLIIITHQKRTMEIADALYGVSMRQDGVSAVVGQRVAREQEPQPQPEAQREPEAAAAPH